In a genomic window of Cardiocondyla obscurior isolate alpha-2009 linkage group LG08, Cobs3.1, whole genome shotgun sequence:
- the LOC139104578 gene encoding protein suppressor 2 of zeste: MSGQSGGRRVRLAKLNDQLTCKLCGGYFIDATTIIECLHSFCRSCIVKYLTNNKYCPICEVQIHKSRPLLNIRPDHMLQDIVYKLVPGCYQNEMRCRREFYAKHPEVCTQSVSSEARGEPTDSHIYSPDESISLSLEYSNPCTKDISETIAEKSHVRRYFRCPAAVTVFHLQKLIRAKYGLSDANRIDVLYEEEPLCNNYTLMDVMYIYHWRRKVPLHLSYRIFETSSKRLKLSEDNANFKKSLMDAGIDSKELKEDEKSLKREWKEVQLKISETGVMSVTDISSAPHKRDTEIEILEDEKSSGGETITSITEIDKSDSVNIENCGVSKSSVELIPSTLLIDAQITKNSAFSDSGSAFFVTNDVKVTSDNSSANSNSTSLNNQHNGTAAKQINETRNCTTSVKLQQDAQEIKVCNQSVNIENKSETVLQEQKSIDRAVTQVAEKKIPVNEGTEKKDTHAKKISINNNNNNADFQTESQKECVKNANETKIGSAGSKIDALSAKLPFQPKTGQVNNTSKKTLKEKRSTIQENTIKCDVKSSTGDTKLINMKVQINSENTPGKVSISATSPLQKSATSIVAPQNISNSSSGSDKQKVFNEKDNQSYNIDLQQALNLLEQKNAPVQTSTESVSKTSRVGNQKLQNNNVAAKNENVASAVSNIFTSSFNETTIFPYTLDDIVNNSIVLKTALQNASSISHKSLEASPVVCATSNNQMPQFSTQTSSTNVYSTPTSLKNNYSNINQDVTTVTATSTATIAATAMSKSATTGPIPPCPDAIPISLMKQMSMRKQDVTAKGTNLNEICAKISSNNGSKINDICANLGENSKEKIKADAHGKSDVPDLVRISAKKNSPSLSNSDTTIKHIPNIPNVPVYTPSSNATTIENKIGKSATSTSALAVSTSSAPTSAHATQRLGPVKKQSQSVGYKTLRDPPKSWNPTLSKNNYVAEKNQAKEMQNQTQTSMSEGTNKQIPSKPAKIFKMRNMPRYLGNPASGVKPMYGVTNDTKEKEQSTVNAKNATLNMMKIDPKTLSPVVSTINSPPPYSPNARSYQNTPFSRDICRNTGSPISSRNSPVNMLSTNPFIPSPTPNTNPRIIFPPHFPHPFPDASQFPNPLIRSPIGIPPASAFHSSLPPSINKLYQRSSYIPQTTGYAPVVGQLPTVQRIPPSSHSSSPKSPKTSSPSSNSSTSFNLGKAESQSPITSTVDSVAQLLSKNVTVSVSAPIPVPVSGPLQWELNAFNLSKTGGSSPSPTANVVKTSSPSNTSTEVQLVKPNSSSASINLPANTTSVETPEKSNSSNGANEKKQSKETDGRKIQEATRCKEDHSISKHTDTKCNNEAADNVSSLNDEKEKNQAAKINGDVVTTEQLTNKKSKEDGSNNEAIKTTETERDVNTSQVQRSTAKERNSIPKNNTQTSINDSPADDSKKEDFGKSSEQIQGNKSEVQKNKAET, translated from the exons ATGTCAGGGCAGAGTGGTGGACGTCGAGTGCGCTTGGCCAAACTTAATGATCAATTGACATGCAAATTATGTGGTGGATACTTCATTGATGCAACTACCATTATAGAATGCTTACATTCAT TTTGCAGGAGTtgtattgttaaatatttgacgAATAACAAATATTGCCCAATCTGTGAAGTACAGATTCACAAAAGTAGGCCGCTATTAAATATACGTCCCGATCATATGTTACAGGATATTGTTTATAAACTGGTACCTGGATGTTATCAAA aTGAAATGCGATGTAGGAGAGAATTTTATGCAAAACATCCAGAAGTATGTACTCAATCTGTGTCTTCGGAAGCTCGTGGAGAACCTACAGACTCCCATATATATTCTCCAGATGAATCTATCAGCTTGTCCTTGGAATATTCTAATCCTTGTACAAAAGATATAAGTGAGACAATTGCTGAAAAGTCCCACGTAAGGCGATATTTCCGGTGCCCTGCAGCAGTTACAGTATTCCATTTACAAAAACTAATAAGAGCCAAGTATGGCCTTAGTGATGCAAATAGAATCGATGTATTGTATGAAGAGGAACCattatgcaataattatacACTAATGGATGTGATGTATATTTATCATTGGAGGCGg AAAGTACCGTTACATTTAAGCTATAGGATATTTGAAACATCTTCGAAACGCTTGAAATTATCAGAAGACAATGCAAACTTCAAAAAATCATTAATGGATGCTGGTATAGATtctaaagaattaaaagaagatgaaAAATCATTGAAACGAGAATGGAAAGAGGTGCAATTGAAAATATCGGAAACAGGCGTAATGAGTGTAACCGATATATCGAGTGCACCACACAAAAGGGATACAGAGATCGAGATTTTGGAAGATGAAAAATCTTCTGGAGGAGAGACTATAACATCCATCACTGAAATTGATAAATCAGATTCGGTGAACATAGAAAATTGTGGTGTATCTAAATCTTCTGTAGAATTAATACCATCTACTTTACTTATTGATGCGCAAATAACGAAAAATTCAGCATTTTCTGATTCGGGCAGTGCATTTTTCGTTACAAATGATGTTAAGGTAACAAGTGACAATTCATCAGCTAACTCGAATTCTACATCGCTAAATAATCAGCACAATGGAACTGCAGCAAAGCAAATAAATGAAACGAGAAATTGCACCACTTCCGTAAAATTGCAACAGGACGCACAAGAAATAAAAGTCTGCAATCAAAGTGTTAACATCGAAAATAAATCTGAAACGGTTTTGCAAGAGCAAAAAAGTATTGATCGCGCGGTGACACAAGTTGCAGAGAAGAAAATACCTGTCAACGAAGGGACAGAAAAAAAGGATACACATGCGAAAaagatatcaattaataataataacaacaatGCCGATTTTCAAACTGAAAGTCAAAAAGAGTGTGTAAAAAATGctaatgaaacaaaaatagGAAGTGCCGGATCAAAAATTGATGCATTAAGTGCAAAATTACCATTTCAACCAAAAACGGGTCAAGTTAATAATACCTCCAAGAAAACGCTGAAGGAAAAGCGTTCAACTATTCAAGAAAATACAATAAAGTGTGATGTAAAATCATCAACTGGAGATACAAAACTCATTAATATGAAAGTGCAAATAAATTCTGAGAATACACCGGGCAAAGTATCAATTTCGGCCACATCTCCTTTACAAAAGTCGGCTACATCAATAGTGGCGCCtcaaaatatttcgaattcTTCGTCCGGATCTGATaaacaaaaagtttttaatgaaAAGGATAATCAAAGTTATAATATTGATTTACAACAAGCATTGAATTTACTGGAACAGAAAAATGCACCCGTACAAACATCGACAGAATCTGTTTCGAAAACGAGTCGTGTCGGCAATCAGAAATTACAGAACAACAATGTAGCCGCAAAAAATGAGAATGTTGCGTCTGCCGTgtcgaatatttttacatcttcATTCAATGAGACAACGATATTTCCTTATACGCTTGACGACATCGTAAATAACTCTATCGTACTAAAAACAGCGCTACAGAACGCTAGTAGCATATCTCACAAATCATTAGAAGCATCGCCTGTTGTTTGTGCAACGTCAAATAATCAAATGCCTCAGTTCAGCACGCAAACGTCATCGACAAATGTGTATTCAACACCTACGTcactgaaaaataattatagtaatATAAACCAGGATGTAACTACCGTAACAGCCACGTCAACCGCAACGATCGCAGCAACGGCAATGTCGAAATCGGCGACAACTGGGCCAATACCTCCGTGTCCAGATGCGATTCCTATATCATTGATGAAACAAATGTCCATGCGTAAGCAAGATGTGACCGCGAAGGGCACTAATCTGAATGAAATTTGCGCAAAAATCAGCTCTAATAACGGTTCGAAGATTAATGATATTTGCGCGAACTTAGGGGAGAACTCGAAGGAAAAAATCAAAGCGGACGCGCATGGTAAATCAGATGTGCCGGATCTGGTAAGAATAAGTGCGAAAAAGAATTCGCCGTCGTTATCAAATTCGGATACAACGATCAAACATATACCGAATATTCCAAACGTACCGGTGTACACTCCAAGCAGTAATGCGACAACAATAGAGAATAAAATTGGAAAGTCTGCCACGTCGACATCCGCTTTGGCGGTATCGACATCGTCGGCACCGACGTCAGCGCATGCTACTCAGAGATTGGGGCCCGTTAAAAAACAGAGTCAATCGGTCGGGTACAAGACGTTGCGCGATCCACCGAAGTCCTGGAATCCTACTctgtcgaaaaataattacgtagcGGAGAAAAATCAGGCGAAGGAAATGCAAAATCAAACTCAGACCTCCATGTCCGAGGGTACGAATAAACAGATACCATCTAAGCCAGCTAAGATTTTTAAGATGCGAAATATGCCGCGATACTTGGGTAATCCTGCGTCAGGCGTGAAACCTATGTATGGAGTCACAAACGATACGAAGGAGAAAGAACAGTCGACGGTCAACGCAAAAAATGCTACTCTTAATATGATGAAGATTGATCCTAAAACATTATCGCCCGTCGTTTCGACGATTAATTCGCCACCACCTTACTCGCCGAACGCTCGAAGTTATCAGAACACTCCGTTTTCGCGAGATATATGCAGAAACACTGGCTCACCTATATCGTCGAGGAACTCGCCGGTAAATATGCTGTCGACCAATCCATTTATACCATCTCCTACTCCTAATACGAATCCTCGGATTATATTTCCTCCTCATTTTCCGCATCCGTTTCCAGACGCCAGTCAATTTCCAAATCCTTTGATACGGTCACCCATCGGTATTCCGCCTGCCAGTGCCTTCCACAGTAGTCTACCGCCCTCCATCAACAAGCTGTATCAGCGATCGAGTTATATCCCACAGACTACTGGTTATGCGCCAGTGGTTGGTCAGCTACCTACGGTGCAGAGAATACCACCTAGCAGTCATTCGTCCTCACCGAAGTCGCCCAAAACCTCGTCGCCGAGCTCAAATTCGTCTACATCGTTTAACCTTGGGAAAGCGGAGTCGCAGTCGCCGATTACGTCAACGGTGGACAGCGTCGCGCAGCTTCTTTCCAAAAACGTAACTGTGTCAGTGTCAGCGCCGATTCCAGTACCTGTGTCGGGACCGCTGCAGTGGGAACTCAATGCGTTTAATCTATCCAAAACTGGCGGTTCGTCACCAAGCCCGACTGCTAACGTCGTCAAAACATCATCCCCCAGCAATACCAGCACTGAAGTGCAGCTCGTTAAACCGAATTCGTCTTCAGCTTCAATTAATTTGCCAGCGAATACAACGAGTGTGGAAACACCCGAGAAATCGAATTCATCTAACGGCGCCAAtgaaaaaaagcagagcaaaGAGACGGATGGGCGAAAGATACAGGAGGCTACGCGATGTAAAGAAGATCATTCAATATCGAAGCATACAGACACCAAGTGTAACAACGAGGCCGCTGACAATGTCTCGAGTTTAAATGacgaaaaggagaaaaacCAAGCAGCCAAAATCAACGGCGATGTTGTTACAACGGAAcaattaacgaataaaaaatctaagGAGGATGGCAGTAATAATGAAGCAATCAAGACAACAGAAACCGAACGAGATGTGAATACGAGCCAGGTGCAACGGTCCACGGCCAAAGAACGAAATAGTATTCCAAAAAATAACACACAAACCAGTATCAACGACTCGCCTGCGGACGATTCCAAGAAAGAAGATTTTGGCAAAAGTAGTGAGCAGATACAGGGTAATAAATCTgaagtacaaaaaaataaagcagaGACGTGA
- the LOC139104586 gene encoding single-pass membrane and coiled-coil domain-containing protein 4 homolog, with translation MRQLKGKTKETNKQKKERKKEFLENKQRVFTVVLPTIAAVFVIIAAYIYVKTRPKLVEY, from the coding sequence ATGCGGCAGTTAAAAGGGAAGACGAAAGAGACGAATAAACAGAAGAAAGAACGGAAAAAGGAATTTCTTGAAAACAAGCAGAGAGTATTCACAGTCGTATTACCCACCATAGCTGCAGTATTTGTGATAATAGCAGCGTATATTTATGTCAAAACCCGTCCAAAACTTGTTGAATACTAA